ATGCTTAGAAACACGAACCCCATTCTGAATGTCAAATAAATCCCTACAGACATTAGAATAAAACTCAGAGGTCTAATGATTCTTTCCAGGACGTGTGCTTTTTCAGGAACTCTATGCTTGATGATTATTCCAGCTGATATCGGCACAAGGATGAAGAGGAGGGTCGATATAATTTTTGAAACCGGAATATGAAATGTACCAGATAACCCTAACATCCGACTGTACAGGTAAGAATTGGCAGGCATCATTACCAGGGCCAATGCTGTTGATGTGCAAGTCATCAAAATGGCCAGAGTGATGTCTCCTTCTAGAAGCAGAGCAAAGAGatagcccccaccccctcctgggcATGTACAAGTCATTACAAATCCAAAAGCCTGTGCCTGGGGCAATGCCAAAATACGACTCAAAAGAAATCCACAGAATGGCATAAGAAAAAATTGTGTGACTGTCCCCAGAATTACCGGCAAAGGTCTCTGCCACACTGTTTGAAAAACCTGCAATTCAATCTTGCAACCAAATGCGCATTTATTTAATAGTATCACCGGCAGGATGAGCACCAGGATATTTGTATCCATATGCATtgaggcctggaagagactgtcTGGTCTTTGTTTGATCACTTTGACTCTGACATCCTTTATCTCTTCGATGAGTCGTTCTTGCCTACCTTCAGAAGCCCACAGTTGAACAGTCAGATttgtctctccttcttcctcagtcACTAGCTTTACAATGAAGTTCGTTGCATCCGAGAAGGTCTTGGTCACATTCACCACCTGCAGCATTTTAGGATCCCCCAACTGCACCAAGAGGTAGCTGGAGTCGGGTTGTTTATCTCTGTAACTCGATCTGATGACGACGGTTTCCTCGGTCTTGGTGAAGGACATTATCTCGGTCCTCTCTATGTCCAGAAATCTGAGAAATGATTTCCTGGCCTCTCCCAGCATCACAAATGACAAAAGCAAGACTATAAAAAGTTTCCTAATCATTTTGAGAGCTCAGATTAATCATATATGCCAACGCATTAAAAACCACCACCTGGTACAGGTGCCCCGAAGCTGAGCTGAGGTTGAGGCTGGAGTTGTTTTGCAGGGATCAAAGTACAGGAGGAGGGACTCTGCACTTTCAAAATACCGACCCACCCCGTGAGTGACACaaccggcctgacctgtagtTATGAAAATGTACAAGCCATGGCATATTATAGCTTCAAGTTATCTCAGCAGAAACCtaatctctttcttcctttctcatgtCTGCTGATGGAAAACAGCCTCCTAGTCTCCTGAGTTTAACAATTTAGTGTCAccattttcaagttttctttcttcctaagaCAGATCTACACTAGAAACAGCCaggatttgaaaatttaaaatactgaggAGGCCTGCAAGCAGCTGTGACTATTTTACCCATTCACATCAAAATCAAGTATTCACTGGCCACATTTGCTGCGGTGCTGGGGCTGGGGTCGGGTGTGCAGAGTAATCCAGCCCAAGCCGTCTCCACCTTCCTGCAGCTTTCTTGGGCAGCCCCTTCCCTGGACTCAGAAACCATGGAGCCCATAAATTAACTTTGCCATATCCTTAGGCAGTTAACAGGTTTCCTACCTCTCTAAAAAGTGATTGCATCGGGTAGGCAAAACGTGGAACTGTTTTTCGTATCCCTAAGTAGAAAAATAATCTCCTGGATGATTACCACATAGCGTGGGAACCTAGGGAAAGTGGGTGGCTATGTCCATGGCCAAAGGGACAGACTGGGTAAGGGACCACTGCTGCTGGACACCTGGGGCCTGACACAGTGGGGCAGTGGGAGGCCACCAGCACTGACTCCCTTACTCCTCCCTTGTCACAGTGGGCCTTGTTCAGCACTAAAGGCATGGACCCAACCTGGGTCAGATGCCTGTGTCCTGGCTGCCAGGAATAAGGAAAAGCATCAGGTTTTTTGGTCTTCACCCACATATTCCcataattatgtattttccaagaaGGGGTGCtgatatgaaataaagaaaaagaaagaaaaggacaaggACAGAACAAAGGTCCACTACAAATGTATACTATTAAGTCTGCAGAGCTGGCTGTCTCTGAACATATAAAACCTTAGCTGATCCTTCATGTCATCAAGACAGAACCTGTGTTAAATGCAACAAGGCCAGCTTGTAGCAAGTATTTTCAGATCTTAATATTTGCTCCTCAAAAATTATTAAAGCAATTTTACTGGTcacttttttacagtttttaaaaattctacttaCGTAGGTTAATCTTTCAAATGCAGTAGACCACACTTGAAACTTACActgaatgtcaattgtaattttaaaagttaaagaaaaaaattttaagttaaaaataaaatgcaatagaCCCTACAGTTCATAAAGTGTATTTCCATGTACCATTTCAAGACACGGTTCCAATGGTGAAAACAGAGAATGGAACTTCTGTGATTTCCCAGTCAAATTCCCAGGAGACTTCCCTAgcttaaaagacaaaaacaaaacaaaacaagtacaaCAAAAAACTGGACAGAACCAAAGCTGTCATTACAGGATGTGACCAAACATTTGAAGTGAGTTTTTGTTGCCCGGGTCAGAGGTGAGAAACAAACATTCAGTTTTCCTCAGTTCCCTCTGTCTGCAGCCTTTCCCTTCATCATGTCCTCTAGTCTTCTCATCTAACGTCTGTGGGGAACCAACCCTGGCATTATTTGGAAAAAATGTTATAACCTATCAGTCACACACCTTTACTGGCTGATTACACTCACACTGAAGCTCACTGGTATCATACCGTTGTTACATCCATTCACCTGAATTTAAAACTCTGTGTGCATTTTCTGCTTATAATTCTAGTTGTCTCTAAGCCAGTGGGAAGGAGTAAGGTGGGAACAGTCAAACCCTAAAATTCAATTGAGCATACTCAACTGAGAGGCCTAAAGGAAAGCCTGAGAAACTGGTCAGATGTCAGTAATTTAGAAATGAGAGGAGCTTTTCTCTTGCCCATAACCTGTTCTCCTTAGAAGACTGCTCATGCAGGAGCCCCGGTCCCTAGAGCCTCTGAGGATGCTGGCACCTGTCTTCCAGACACATTTGCCTGTGTCTGAAAACTGACCTAACTTGCCATGGATGCCTAGTGACATGAGTCCTTCTGTCCATGCCCTGTGGTCTCCTTTCTGTCTCATCACTGACAGGCTGCTTCTGCCTTCTCCCGCATGTAATCAGTCTCTGCCCACCTCACCTGCCCTCTTCTCAAACCCCACCAGTACTTTCTCTGGGCTCTTTAACTTTAGCATGATCCATGAGATGTGTGTTGATCCCATACCATGTGCAAGTCATTATGACACATGCTCAGGTATTTGTATGAAAACTGTCTGGTATCTGGGAATATATTtaagggttcttttttttgtttttatttgttttcttttattgattttaatttattgtttacatagattctaggattgtcccaaatgcatccctcctcccccgtattcacctcaacatctccctcatcccctccccatagtgccctccccccttcccttcaggtttatcccatcctgtcactccctttccctctgttctcttttcctctggtccctttgatcttcctcggtctctattccgttcctcagttcacattgttcattggattcctcaaatgaatgaggtcacatatttttctttttctgcctggcttatttcacttaacataatagttttcatgtccatccatgttgtcgcaaaaggcaagagttacttctttttcatggccccatagtattccattgtatcaatatatatgtaccactgctttttaatccactcatccactgaaggacacttgggctgtttctagatcttcgctactgtgaacattgccataaacatgggggtgcatttctccttttgacacagtgctatgatgttctggggtatattcctaaaagtgggtagctgggtcaaagggcagttcgatttttaattttctgaggaatctccatactgttttccacagtggctgcaatagaatgcattcccaccagcagtgcaggagggttacattttctccacatcctcaccaccatttattctgtgttgttttgatgaTCAGCGCTATTCTGACTAGtgtcaggtgatatctcattgtggttttaatttgcatttctctaatgattagcaatgttgagcattttttcatatgcctattgaccatctgtctCCAAagagagaagtgtttattcatttcttttgcccatttttggattggattatttatcttcctggtggtgagttttacaagttctttataaattttggttattaacctatcagacgtattggcgaatatgttctcccattgtgtagtttctttttattctgttattatctttagctgtgcaaaagctttttagtttgatatagtcccatttgtttatcctgtcttttatttcacttgctcgtagagataaatcagcaaatacattgctgcaagagatgtcggagagcttactgcctatgttttcttctaagatgcttatggtttcacggcttatatttaagtcttttatccattttgtgtttatttattcattttgtatttttgtgaagttggaaacgggaaggcagtcagactcccacatgcacctgaccaggatccacccggcatgcccaccagggggcgatgctctgcccatctggggcattgctctgttgcaaccagggccattctagtgcctgaggcagaggccatagagccatcctcagtgcccgggcaaactttgctccaatggagccttggctgcaggagggggagagacagagaggaaggagagggggaggggtggagaaacagatgggcgtttctcctgtgtgccctggccgggaatcgaacccgggactcctacacgccaggccgacgctctatcactgaaccaatcGTCCAGGGCccattctgtgtttatttttgtgaatgctgtaagttggtggtctaatttcatttttttgcaggtagctgtccaattttcccaacaccatttcttgaagaggctgtctttactccattgtatgctcttatttccttgtcaaatatcagttgtccataaaggtgtgggtttatttctgggttctctcttttgttccattgatctatatgcctgttcttatgccagtaccaagctgttttatgTACAataaccttgtagtataacttgatatcaggaagtgtgatacctcccactttattcttccttttcaagattgctgaggctattcatgttcttttttggttccatataaatttttggattatgtgttctatatctttgaagtatgtcattggtatcttaattggtattgcattgaatttataaattgctttaggtaatatagacattttaaagatgtctattcttcctaaccaagaacatagtatatgcttccacttgtttgtatcttccttgatttcttttatcaatgttttataattttccgagtaaaaatctttaatctccttggttaaatttactcctaggtactttatttttttgttcgcaatagtgaaggtgattgtttccttaatttatatttcagacagtttattgttggtgtataaaaatgcctgatttctgaatattaattttatatcctgccaccttgctgaattcatttatcaggtccagcagttttttgactgagactttagggttttctatatacaacatcatatcatctacaaataatgatagttttacttcttcttttccaatttggatgccttttatttcttcttgtctgattgctgtggctatgacttccaggactatgttgaataagagtggtgaaaggggacacccctgctttattcctgatcttaaggggattgcttttaatttttgcccattgagtatgatgttggctgtgggtttgtcatagatggcctttatcatgttgaggtatgttccctgtattcccactttgctgagagttttgatcatgaatgggtgctggattttatcaaatgctttttctgcatctattgaaattatcatgtggtcttctccttcattttgtttatgtgatgaatcacattgattgatttgcaaatattgtaccagccttgcctccccagaataaatcccacttgatcatggtgtataatttttttcatatattgctggatccggttggctagtattttgttgaggattttagcatctaagttcatcagggatattggcctataattttctttttttgtgttgtctttgcctggttttggaatcagaattatgctcacctcataaaaggagcttggaagtcttccttcatcttgaattttctgaaatagtttgagaaggatatgagttagttcttctttgaatatttagtagaattcattgtgaagccatcgggccctgggcttttgtttgttgggagttttttgataactgtttcgatctcatttgttgtaatcggtctgtttaagttttctgattattccagattgatttttaaaatattatgtttcaaggaatttgtccatttcatctaggttgtctaattttttggcacacagttcttcatagtattttcttacaatcctttgtatttctgttgtgtcagttgttatttctccactctcatttctaattttatttgagtcctctctttatttcttggtgagtctggttaaaggttcatcgattttgtttaccttttcaaagaaccatctccttgtttcattgatcctctgtattgtttctttagcctctatgtcatttatttctgctctgatctttattattcccttccttctacttcctctaggctttacttgctgttatttttctagttcttttagatgcagggttaagtttatttgaactttttctagcttctgtatgcctgtaatgctatgaactttcctatcagtactgcttttgcttaAGGGTTCTTTCTACTTTTGGTTGCAGTTTGTGAGGAAAGAGCAGCCAGAGCCCAGCGATACTTGCTACCCAGCTATTCACTTAGTACTTGCCACACTGCTTTGCATTATAGCCACCATGGCAGTTAGGATCAAATCCTTACACTAAGTAGGTACCTGAATAACTACACTAATAAATGAATGTAGAAGTAGCTGATATAAGTTGGAAGCTATCTCCTCTCTTTGcatgaaaataatatgaagaaaatgaGACATGAGCATTCCAAGTTTATTCCTTTAATTAAATCTAAAGCCACTATATGTGCCCATGACAGTTAAAATAGAGAAGGGACAAAGAACACCCAgaaattatttctattctttctatACAATAGTCTTTGCTGAGGATGGGGTACATCAGGCAGAAGCACTAACCTTTACATGCTGGTAAATGCAGACCCTCTGGCACGGGCTTGCTTTGGTATATACAGACTGTAGTGAGGCGGTGCCACCCCTCTGCTTTCCCAAGTGTAATGCATCCCTACTAACAAGAGCAGGTAGGGATCCTTAGAAGAGAACCTTTCTCAGAGATAAGCCCTAAAGCAGTTAGAGATCACCAAGAAAACCATTTCTCCTTCCTGGGCCCAAGGTTCCTTATCCAAAAACTGAAGAGTGAAGGGAACCTTCTCTAAGAGCCTGATTCATGCACACACATCGATATACATCACAACACAGGCATATGGTAAAGCTATGCTTTCTGGCACCAAGGGGCTAGTATACTGGGCCATGTCATCTGCTTAAAGCAAAAGTGATACGTGTATCTTCCAAGAAccagctctctcttcctctgccatAAGAAAGGCAATGTCCCGAGAGGGATATCTGAGCCTTCAGTGTAGACCCTGGAGTAAAGATGACATGGGGCAGCTCACAGCAACCCAAGGAGAACTATACCTTTATTTTGTTACTATAGCACAgcttaataaaaactaaatacaatAATGTGATAATAACTGTAGATTAATAgctaaactttaaaacaaaaaacttaatttaTAGAAAACTGATAATGAACATTATGACATAAtggcaaaaattattttaaagattttatttattcattttagagagacagaaagggatagGAAGAGTCAGAAGCATCAACCCCtatttgcttcccatatgtgccttgaccaggcaatcctggggcttcgaaccagtgacctcaatgttccaggtgaatgctttatccacagtaTCGGGAAAAAATTTTAGacgaacttttaaaaataaaaatatgtatcgTATTTgtagtaaaagaaactgacatcaTATGGAATTTTCTTTATGATTATTGGATTGAATCCTAGAATAATTATTCTAAGAAAgaatcaacattttttaaaaactgttcttcCTCATCAAGATATTCCAAGATAACATGTCCACCATTATATAAAGGACAGTCCTCCCTAGTAATCCAGGCTTCCAGTGTATGATCCAAGGGCAGTGCTTCTCCTGAAGTCATGTGGCACAACCTTAACTTCTGTTGAGGGAAATAAAGCATCAGTAATAAATAAACGTGTTTGTGCAGCATGTCCTAAAGCTTCTAGGGAAGTGGCTATAACCAGTTGTCACCTTGGCTGTTGACTTGTTATTGTCGTTTCTGAGACTGGCCAAAGCGGCTGCAGAGTCGATGATCTTCCCTATGCTCCAGTGGCGGCAGAAGAACATTGgtttgctcttctctctgctccccttGGGTAAGAAAACTTGCAGGTAAACTCTTTCTGTCTGTAAGAATAAAGAAGTTAGGACTCAGATGATATACATGAACCAGACATCTGTTTTTGTCTGGTgctatctctgcctctcttttcccAGTCAGAGATGGATTACCCTCTAGTGACAAACTTCTAGTGGGAATATCAATCATAATGGCCCCGCATCCACCTGAATGTATGGGAACAGGGTTCAGGACCCCGACCAGTGGTCTGTGCAGACACTCAGTGACCTAAGTTAGGCCAACTAAGCTTTTTTCCTagggttttaaatttaaaagctgGGGCTAGAATGAGAGGGCTCtctttttcttgagtttttttaagTCTTTCTGAATTAAACTTGTAGCTATACCCCAGGCCTCACAGCCATTCCTGAACCAATGTGAAAAAAGTTTCCTCAAATGGGAAAGAATGTGTCCAACACAGAGAGAAGTCAAGGACACAATGGACTCTTTCAAGTGCATCTGAGTCTTGGAATTGAGTCGTCCCTAGAGACCCTACTCCATATCATATGAGGAGAAAAAACTGGAATAAATTAGTTGGTATCAAGTTTCTGTTGCTTTCAATGGAAAATCCTGACACGTAAAACATGTATTTTCATGTGAAAGACCTCACAACGTATTTAGAGACAGCAGGGCTCTTGAGAATAAACATACTAAAAATAATAgtgataataaaaaaggaaaaccagacaagtaccatatcaacaaaagagaaggattagGGGATCTGGATGGTTCCTCTCGTATTTATATCCTATATGCTTCCTAATATTGTATtttcttgctaaaataataaatgcagaGGGATAAAAGGGCAAAAGTGTTTGACCTTGGATCTTTCTTGATTcctaaaaatagctttaaaaagtgCTGGCTTTCCAGACCGATTGCTGttacaataacattttttttggcACAAGAGAAGCATCTCTAAGTCGTACAGGCAAGATTAcaactattttaagaaatattagaTTCAAGACAATTCCCACCCCAGCACTAAAGAATTCAGATTTGTTAAAGACCAATGGAGTATGTTATTACAGAGAACAAGtactcaaagaaaaaataaagaaatcattgGAAATTCAAGCTCTGGGCCAACTCTACAGCCTAGTGGTTGCTGATCCAAAATCAAAGTACTGTGAGTATAAAGATGAatagagaatattaaaaagatagaGCTTCAaccaaaaaagaagataaatatgtCTGCAGATCAAAGATGGAACAGATGCAAAAACGTGAGGGGGGACAATGAGAAAGACATGGAAGGGACCTCCTAGTCAAGACAAACACAATCTGTAATCTGAGAtttcaaaacaaatcaaagatCAAAATGCCTAAACttgaaaaagacttttttttttagattttatttataaattttagagagagagagaaaagcgggggaggagtaagaagcatcaacttgtagtagttgcttctcatatgtgccctgaccaggcaagcctggggtttcagacTGGACAAAGACATTTTAGAAAGTTATTTAGGCCCTTGGCTGGGTGACTCAGCATTGTCCCAGCACACttaggtcatgggtttgatctccGGCACATAgaacacacaactaaatggaatgaggagttgatgcttctctctttctctacactCTCAatatcccttcccccacccctctctaatCAAtggtaacatttttttaaaaaaagatgctctCAAAAGTTATTTCAGATGCACAATGAAATAAATTGAGGActaatatatgttaaaaagaaacaagttatGAAAGCAAAACAGGCAGAAATGAAACAAGAAAAGTTATAcatatctaataaaatatattaaaaaatacagtttctgaaataaaaaactcTAATAGGGTAAATTTCTATCATCTTCCCTAAAAAGACTTACTTGACTGAGGGATGGATTTGAGGAGGTCATTTAGAATGCAGCACAAATAGACATCAAGGTACAAATGATAAACCTCAAAATATGtctaaaactaataaaagtaAGTCCCAAGGaaagaagaaactcaaaaagtgtGTTGGTAAATTTATATAGCTATTGATAAAAATCATCTTTATGTGTGAACCAAAGTGGtaaaatgggagatatttaagtGAATAGGCATGCCAAGTTCCCTGTCCTATTTGAAAGGATATAATATCAAGTAACTTTAGATTTTGAGAGAAAAAATggtatttaattatatatgtataaaaaattaaaaatataaacacatgcCTGTTATTACCATTATTATAACACATTATATTGGTGATTCTAGGTAATGTagtataagaaaatgaaatagctagtataattattaaaagataaataatacagCTATCCTTATTTGTTAATGGGGTATGATGGCATATCTAGAAAATCAAAGGCACTAAAGGGGGggaaatttctaaaattaataacagaGTGTGTGATATGGCTGAATAAGAGAGATgaataaacagaaatgaagacattttttCTCTACATGAGCCATAAGCCCTGAAGATAAAGACGGACGTAAATATTCTGTTCACaatagaaataaaaccaaaagacaattaggaataaaaaataaataagaaataagactTAAGAGAAAAATACGTTACAAAATGTAAGAATATATGATCTGAATAATTGAAAAGACATGTAAGGTTCCGAGGTAAGAAGGCCatgtaataaaaatgtcatttctctTGAAATTGATAAACAACATATAATGCAAATCGGTATGAATCCTTCAGGGTGTatgattatttcttttgtatatcTTTTAATAATCACATTTGTTAAAAGTATGTACTACCTTTGCCaatttaaaaacatcaaaaaaagttttcaaaaaagggaaatactaaaggataatcaataaaaaaatatgatcaaTAGTTTCTAAACcagcagaataaaagaaaatatagaaaattcaaTCAATACAAAAGAtgacaggagagagagataaaggatgaTGAGCAAAAATCATAAAATGGAGGAAACATATTCAAATGCACCAGTGATCACGATATAAAAGGATCCAACTCACCTACAAAAGAGGGTCACTATCAAACTGGGTTAATAAAACAAAGTCCAGCTATATGCCGCTTATAAGAAACaccctaaaacaaaacaacacagaaaatttGCATATAATgtgataaaaacagaaaaataatattaaatattaaccaAAAGGAAACTAGTgaaacaatactataataattcAAAATAGTATTTAAGGCAAACTTCAAAAAGAAGATTTAACAAGAAATTCCACACACCTAATAACATGCAACTCAGCAAACCATTAGaatcacacaaaaaaacaaacaaaaaaactaacaaaaccaCGACTCCAAAGATTTTAAAACGTTTGTCTCAGAAAGTAACAGATCAACTGCCAAAAATTAGTGTGCACACACCCATATAAACACAGGCACACATGACTGCAAATGATAAAACAAATGGCGAAATGTAAGTAACTGGTACATTTGGGTAAGGAATGTGGAAAAACTCTTTGTACTATACTTGCAACTATTCTGTGTTTGAAACTATCAAATTAAAGTTACCCAAAAAATTCACCTAAACAAGTAGGCTGAAAATAGTTAAGTTCACCATTCAATGTGAGAAGTTGAAAACAGAATAGTAGAGAAAatctgaacaacaaaaaaataaaagtaaacaatacAAGAGTAGAATTTAGtgaaagagaaagcaaagaaacaatatagaagtCAATACAACCAAAATATGGTTCTTGGAAAAgactaaaatacaaagaaatgagaTAAACACAAACCTCGAGGAAGACTGTTcaaggagaaaacaaagaaaaatacaaataaaaaatattaagaatgaaaTGGGATGACTAAAAACACAGTAGAATTTTTGAATGTAAGAGAGTAAGTTGAACAACTTTATAACAATAAACTGGAAAAATTTATATCAGaaagtattaagaaaaatattatttaccaaAATTTATTTCAGAAGCAACAGATTATCCAAATAAGCCAAGAACTATTTTTACCATTTTGAAATAGTACTAGAAATTCTCCCCTCAAAAAGGCAATTAATCCAGAGGCGATAACCATTACCAAACCCTCAAGAACAAAGAATCCCTACCCCTACAACTATTTCAATAAATAGAAGAGGGAGAGCTACTCAAATAATGgtatacaaataattgtaaataatatGGCTACTACGTCACAAAATAACACTAAATAATATATTAGAAAATCA
The Saccopteryx bilineata isolate mSacBil1 chromosome 3, mSacBil1_pri_phased_curated, whole genome shotgun sequence DNA segment above includes these coding regions:
- the SLC10A5 gene encoding sodium/bile acid cotransporter 5, with the protein product MIRKLFIVLLLSFVMLGEARKSFLRFLDIERTEIMSFTKTEETVVIRSSYRDKQPDSSYLLVQLGDPKMLQVVNVTKTFSDATNFIVKLVTEEEGETNLTVQLWASEGRQERLIEEIKDVRVKVIKQRPDSLFQASMHMDTNILVLILPVILLNKCAFGCKIELQVFQTVWQRPLPVILGTVTQFFLMPFCGFLLSRILALPQAQAFGFVMTCTCPGGGGGYLFALLLEGDITLAILMTCTSTALALVMMPANSYLYSRMLGLSGTFHIPVSKIISTLLFILVPISAGIIIKHRVPEKAHVLERIIRPLSFILMSVGIYLTFRMGFVFLSMASLEVLLLGVLVPALGLLFGYSFARISRLPLPVCKTVAIESGVLNSFLALAVIQLSLSQDRADLASLAPLTVAMCSGCEMLLILLFCKAKKSCGLTTEDRRKRNPLI